In Myxococcales bacterium, the genomic window TTTGACCGAAATCGATGCTACCGCCCTGGATGTCGCGGGCGAAATCACCAACATGGTTACCGGCGGCGCCAAACGCGAATTGTCCGAAAAAGGCTACAAGTTCGACATGGCCCTGCCGACCATCGTCAACGGCATCGAACACTGCATTTCGCACGGCACCAAGGCGCCGACGATCGTCGTCCCTTTCACGATCGAAAGCGCGGGCGAATTCTACGTCGAGGTCAGTTTCGAGGAGCGCTGACCCGCGCTCAATCGACGGTCACCGTCCCCGCTAAAAACGTATCGCGGATCCACAAATTGCCGGCGGTCGAGTCATAGAACCAACCGCTCGCCGCGGCGTCCCATTCGACATAGCTGGCGTATTCCGTCAACGCGCCGGCTGGTCCGGTGACGGTGCTCGGCGCGCCGCCGTCGTAAGTCGCCGGCACCGCCCGCAGCGAATAGGTCCGCGCCAGGGGCGCGCCCGAAACTGTCAGCGTGAATCCGCCGCCGCTCTGCGCCAGGGCGAACGCGGTATCGTCTTCCAGGGTGAACGAGGAATTGCCGTACGGATACAGTTCCACCCACAATAGGTCGGCGACATCGGTGTGATCGATCACCTCCGGATTGTCGGTCGGCCAGAGCGTTTCCACCGACGGATCGAGCAAGGGGATGATCGCGCCGGCCTTGGCATAGACCGGGATATCTTCTTGCGGCACGTCGCGGGTGAAATTGTCGGGGCCGTCGTAGACCTCGTTGGTCCAGTAATCCACCCAGCGGTCGGCGGGCAGGTAAATGTCGCGCTCGAACTGATCGTGCAGATAAACCGGCTCGACCAGCAGCCAGTCGCCCAGGAGGTAATCCCAGTTGCGGTCGTAGGTGATCGTGTCGTCCAGGTAAACCAGCGGCAGCATGCGCATGATCGGGTGGCCGGTCAGCGTCGCCTCGCGGGCGTAGGCTTTCATGTACGGGAACAGCCGGGTGTGGATGACGGCGTAGCGACGGTAAACGTCTTCCATCGGCGCCGCGTAATGTTCCCATACTTCCTGCGCGCCGTTCTTCGGGCTCTCGAAAATCGGCCGAAACGCCGAATGCGCCGTCCATCGCATCAACAGTTGCGGATCGTCGGCGTCGTAACTGGCGAAGCCGCCGTCATTGGAACCGTAGTAGGGGAAGCCCGCCGTGCCCAGCGTCAGACCGCCGATGATATCGGCCGGCAAACCCAGGGCGAAGCTCCAATCGGATTCCATATCGCCCGGCCAAAAATAATTGATGTGGGTCTGCTCGCCCCAGACGGCGGTGCGCACCGTGCAAACGCCCAGCCCGCCGTTGTATTCCTGGGCCAGTTCCCAAAAGAGCTGGTGGTAGGCCCATTTGTACTCGTACTGTTCGGTCATGGCGTCGCCGAAATCGCCCAGGTTGAACGCATTGGCCGGCCACAAGCCCAGCGTATCGGCGCCGATGTACTCGCCGCCGTCCATCTTGAACCCTTGAACACCCATGTTCATCACGTTGCGCACCAAGTCCTGGTACCAGGTGTAGGCATTCGGGTTGAGGAAATTGACCATGGCGCCGTTGTCGTGCCACCAGGGGTATTCGTAGAGCAGGCCGAGGATGGACACCAGGTAGCCGTTATCCTTGGCGAAATTGAATTGCGCCGAGTTGTCCTCGATCATTCCCGGCACTTCCACCGGCGAAACGCGGTTCACGAACTCCGCCGTCCAGAGATAAAACGCGTATCCCTGATCGTGAACGTAGTCGATGACCGCCTGGGCGTCGCTGAACTGGCAACCGGAGGGGCATTCGTTGAAGACGAACGTGCTGTATGAGGTTTGCCAGGGCGCGTCGACCATGATCGAGGAGGTCGGAATGCCGTGCTCGCGCAAAGCGTCGGCATCGGCATAGACCTCGCTCTCCGAATTGTTCACGTTCCGCCAATGCAGGTGCCCGAACAGGTAATCGGGGTTCATCGGCGGACGGCCCGTCACGCCGGTGTAATTCTCGATGATGTCCAGCGGCGCCGGCCCCCAAAAAACGTGCGTCGTCAGTCGGTCGGTGTAGTATTTATAGCCGTAAGCGTCGTCGCGGGTGTAACCCATGTCGAAATAGCCCCGCCCCTTGTCTTCCACAAACAAGCCGTACCCGCGCGAGGAAAAATAGAACGGCATCGGCGCATGATTCTGAATCTGGTCCGTCAGGTCGACGCCCAGACCGACGAACATCGTGCGAATTTTACCCCGTTGATCGATGTCGTCGTATTGCAGGCCCAGGCCGAAGAAGTGCTCGTCGGCGTCCAGCCGGTAACCGCCGGAGTAGTATTTGACCTCCTCTACTCCCGTCGCCGTCGTCGAAAAAACGAGGTGATTATCGGCGGCTTTTTCGAAAATCAGCGTTAGCCCCGCCTCGCGATTCCGCTCCTGCGTATTGACGGCCCGCACGTTGACGGTCCAGGTATCGCCGTCCTGCGACCAATCGAGCACTTCGGCGGCGTAATACCAGTTGTCGCCGAAATTCCCGGCCTGAAAACCGTGCGGCAGAAA contains:
- a CDS encoding chemotaxis protein CheX; the encoded protein is MKVDYVNPFLNGILNVLATMAMIEAVPGKPYLKTGETAKGEVTGLIGLASPELKGSLAINFTKGAILRIAEAMLGEHLTEIDATALDVAGEITNMVTGGAKRELSEKGYKFDMALPTIVNGIEHCISHGTKAPTIVVPFTIESAGEFYVEVSFEER
- a CDS encoding glycoside hydrolase family 31 protein codes for the protein MKSFRLLIVILLISFGFLLVSCGSDDDDDDSGNAPTDDDDNDNDDNDDNNDDNDDNDNDDNDDNDDTTPEWLTIPAGQMSVHIRLNPYYLEILGPDSQTLLATNEPEKALNLSPMPFLPHGFQAGNFGDNWYYAAEVLDWSQDGDTWTVNVRAVNTQERNREAGLTLIFEKAADNHLVFSTTATGVEEVKYYSGGYRLDADEHFFGLGLQYDDIDQRGKIRTMFVGLGVDLTDQIQNHAPMPFYFSSRGYGLFVEDKGRGYFDMGYTRDDAYGYKYYTDRLTTHVFWGPAPLDIIENYTGVTGRPPMNPDYLFGHLHWRNVNNSESEVYADADALREHGIPTSSIMVDAPWQTSYSTFVFNECPSGCQFSDAQAVIDYVHDQGYAFYLWTAEFVNRVSPVEVPGMIEDNSAQFNFAKDNGYLVSILGLLYEYPWWHDNGAMVNFLNPNAYTWYQDLVRNVMNMGVQGFKMDGGEYIGADTLGLWPANAFNLGDFGDAMTEQYEYKWAYHQLFWELAQEYNGGLGVCTVRTAVWGEQTHINYFWPGDMESDWSFALGLPADIIGGLTLGTAGFPYYGSNDGGFASYDADDPQLLMRWTAHSAFRPIFESPKNGAQEVWEHYAAPMEDVYRRYAVIHTRLFPYMKAYAREATLTGHPIMRMLPLVYLDDTITYDRNWDYLLGDWLLVEPVYLHDQFERDIYLPADRWVDYWTNEVYDGPDNFTRDVPQEDIPVYAKAGAIIPLLDPSVETLWPTDNPEVIDHTDVADLLWVELYPYGNSSFTLEDDTAFALAQSGGGFTLTVSGAPLARTYSLRAVPATYDGGAPSTVTGPAGALTEYASYVEWDAAASGWFYDSTAGNLWIRDTFLAGTVTVD